The segment AGAGCGACACTCAttgaacttcctgtttctaATGTCATTTaacaaatattgtaaataaaagAGTGAGTTGACCCTGTATCTAGATCTCTCCCTGTATTTTACATTATGTGAATTATGCATGTTTAGAACTGTGATAACTGTGATAACTCtttaaagatgttttaaaaCAGCTGAAAACCAACCAATGGAAGAAGCTGACGCCCACAGTGCTGAACCTGCACATTGCACGTCCGCTTTAGTTTGAATGTGATTTCTCATtagtgaaaatgaaaatgtgtcatCACTGACACTGACTTGATGCCACTGACGAAGCTGCAGCTCACATGCAGAGAACAGAGACATCCGCTGGCAGAGCAGGTCCACTACAGGCTGCACAGACTCATTTTACAATGtataattcatatttttttcttccgGTTGTGGTTTAAGCTATAACATTTCATAAATAGCTTTAGATTTTTGAGAAACATTTACAATGCTTTAATCAAgaatacatacacagacagttttaaatgtaaaaaacttAAGGATacaagttttattttaacataacaaaccaaacaaagcagcagcttcCACTCTGTGGTTTAAACTTTTAGGTTTTCTGGGGGGAACTTAATGTTGAATAGTGATTAAGGCAACTTCAAGGAACTTATCTATGCTATGTGTATGTATTTAAGTTTCAAGCACACCATCACAGATGCTGGCCGGTGAAGTGTGTGCTGCTAACAGGCCAGGTGGCACCTCTCCCTTTTGACTTGCGTTTtccaatttttatttttttttttaatttggattCATCAGACCACAGGACAGCACCTCACCAGTGATGTCTGGCTGTGATTAGGCAGCATCTCTGGATgttgtttatgtctttttttattgttttctggTAGAGTTTAAACTTCATTTGTAGAAGCAGTGATAAACTGTGTTCAGTGATGAGTTTGAGAAGAgcccactgtgtctgtgtgtttgagtgtagTGCTGCCTGAGGGTCTGTATTGTCTGTGAAAATCACAAAACAAATCTAAGTTGTTATCCGCTGTTATTATGTGCGATGTCAGTTTCATGTCTGGTTAGGCCACATTTAGAAATATGCAACCTGCTTATGTGTGAATTAGTCACAATAAATGTCCTTGTTTCAGAAAGTAAAAGCAGCGGCGTGTATTTAACAGAGACCTTGACTTCTCAGTCAAAAAGCTGTTTGCAGGATGTGTGCtgtgcggggggggggggtgctgtgTCCTGGCATGTGacgaggagggaggaggaggaggggggaggaggagggagggagagtgaaGCAGTGAGGCAAAGCAGAGCAAAGCAGAGTAAAGCAAAGCCAGGAGCAGCAGGCTCGGGGAGGGATTACCAGACAACTATGCTAATTTGCATGTAATATGGTAGCCAGCAAAGATGTCcacgttgttgtttttcttttctctgtagCTCAGCGATCTGTCAGTCTGTTTTTGCTGCACGGAGGCCCGGATTAATCTAAGTTTGTGTGAGTTAGCAGTGTGACGTTAGCTCCTGCTATTAGCTAACTCCTGCTGGTGACTTCAAACAACTTGTCAACAGCCGATCGATCCTGGACGGGACTCGGGACTGTTTTCATCAAGTTTGTTTATCGCCGGCTGGCAATTCGCGGTAGTGTAAACATctactgaagcagcagcactacTGGGAGAGGTAAGCTAACTTGGCAAGCCAGCTAACGTTATTTAAAGGCACACACAGGAATGTGGGTCAACCGCGCTAACAGCTAGCTAGTATTCAATATTCAAGGTTagtagctaactagctaaccaATGCTAACCGAGCCGAGACAGTCTTCGACGGACCGACTGGCAAACAGAAACTGCTCGGCTAGACGTCTCATAGTGTTCTTGGTGTTAAAAAGTTTTCCCGGTAGCCACAACTTGGCTGTCCTTTCATTTCTGAAATGCTTGTATCCAGTTACAGTCCTGTCACTGAGTCACACAGTTCACAGTGATATTTGCAGATAATTCCGAGAACCAGTGTGACAGGTTGTCTGCAGGACGGCAAGTTTAGACAATCCTaatttctggtgtttttagtcCTCTAAACATTATGAAAGCAAAAGCGTTTAGACTTTGACCCGTCTCGGAGTACAGTGTAACTGTGCTGTAATCATCCTGAGCGCACACATTTCTAATAGTGTGGATGTTTGTGAAAGCGCAGCTACATACATGGACGGATTAATCCACTAGGGGGCCCCGGGGTAAAAATGTAACCCCCGCCGCCAAAGCCTCTCTCCCCCGCCTCTCCCACAGCGATCAACTCTGCTCAGTGTGTACACAGTGCATGCACCCTGTCCTCCTAAAGCACCCACCAAGTACACTGCGCACCCTGCCATGGGACTGAAGCAAACAATAATACAGATGTCTCCACTACAGACAACTGCTTCAGAGGAACAGACTGAAATGCACACATACTAAAACTACTTCAGGATCAGGAATCATTTGTTTTGGGCTCTTTATGTTCACAGAGATATAATCCtgatttgtacattttaaataagCTTTTAGTCCCACAGTATTGTGCTGAAAAAAAGTGATTAAAGAtagaaaatgaacaaaaaaacaagtacgttttgattgtattatttatatatgtatattaggTAACAACACATGCATTGCAAAACGTTAAACTTTTGCTCAGCAATAGCCTACTCGTTCATCTTTTTTAGTGCTTAGTTGTATGAACTTCATGCgggatttaatttttttgtgtcttttttgctAACTATGTGTTGTCAAATTGATGAAGATGATACTTTTCTATTTAATGACAAATTGTGATTAGGAATGcatatttatttgtctttcttcaGAGGTTGGATGGTGTTGCAAAACATGAGCTAAGCTGCTTCACACCTTTCACTAGAGGATTTctttcatttaatttatttcattttttgcaGCAAACTCCGGCTTTCTGGGGTCTGTAATGGTGTGGGGTCCCTGATTTTTTTGTTCCACTTACTTTGTGCGCAACCCTGGTATGACTACACAGCAGTGGTATATCTTATCATAAGCCTATTACTATCAGGGACATAACATTGTTGGTCAGGTGAAACCAGTAATAAATGTAGACTGACTGACacctaaacaaacacactgtcaaAGATAACTAACAAAGTTTGATCACTGATATATTCATAACAAATAACCATGCCTTATCTTACTTTGTTCCACAATGTGCTTGACGGATGAAACAATTAGGACTGTTAACCACCCTTCGTGGATCTAATGATGATAAAGTTGCTCTGTATTTAATCCATGTGTTATGTGTAAATTGTTATTTgattatatgtattttttaatagAGGGACTATGATGGCTACGTGACAGGAGATGAGCCATTGAGACAGCTTCCACAGGAACCATGGAGGGGTTTCAGGAAACCACTTCAGGGCAGCATGACAGGGTAAATGGCTACTGCAAGGCCAAGTCCCCACAGGACAATGCTGATGTCAGGTGGACGCAATTGGAGGGAGAGTCTGGAGGTTCAGACAGCTGTGGGGGGACAAGCGTGTCAGAGTTGACGGATGTGCAAGAGTTAAAAGCCAAGGaaagtgaggatgaggaggacaaggaggagaaggagactgcACCTGCTCCTAAAGGCCTGAAAGGGGaccagaagaaaaaacagaaaagtcaTGATCAGGATAACGATTGCAACAAGCAAAACAGCAGCGCGTCTTCTAGTTACACAGGTCAGACATTTATTACAACGTCCCGTGActtgttttttaaacaaaacacacaaacattaatttttattccttttttgtGCAGATCTGTCCCATACATCATCCCCCTCTCTATCAGAGCAGCTGCGTCTTGGCCGAGAAGACAGTACAGGGTCTGGAATCAGTGTGGAGTGTAAGGTCTGTGGGGACAAGGCCTCTGGCTTCCATTATGGCGTACATGCCTGTGAAGGTTGTAAGGTAACACAGATTGTgtatcacagcagataaatagCACTTGTGAAGATATCAGCACCTGAAccagttgtgttgtgtctcacTCAGGGCTTTTTCCGGCGAACTGTGAGAATGAAACTGGAATATGAGCGCTGTGAACGTTCCTGCAAGATTCAGAAGAAGAATCGTAACAAGTGCCAATATTGTCGCTTCCAGAAGTGCCTGTCTTTGGGAATGTCCCATGATGGTGAGAGTGTGTTTTACCATCACATAATTTGCTGTTAAGATAAACTACATTTACAGAATAGACATTATGAAATACTTTAACGCTCTGACTTGGAACTGGGAGGATCAACTCAAAATAATACCAGCATGTGTGTTTACTCAGCGATCCGATATGGACGCATgcctgaggcagagaggaagaagctggtgGCAGGCCTGCTTGCAGAGGAACTGAACCTTGGCAAACCAGGTTGCTCAGATTTGAAGACTTTGGCCAAACAAGTCAACACAGCCTACCTGAAGAATCTCAGTATGACCAAGAAGAGGGCCCGCAGCATCTTGACTGGCAAAACCAGCAGCACTTCTGTAGGTATACCTCTGGGGAACAAGTGCAGTTCTATAGTTCTGGCCTCAGAagtctgttgtctgtctgttgtctttGTTACAAACGAATATTAAAgacaaggtgtttttttttctcctcttagCCGTTTGTGATCTATGATGTGGACACTCTCTGGAAAGCAGAAAGTGGATTAGTATGGAGCCAGTTAGTTCCAGGTGCACCCCTGACCAAGGAGATTGGGGTTCACGTGTTCTACCGCTGCCAGTGCACCACAGTGGAGACTGTGCGAGAGCTCACTGAGTTTGCCAAATCCATTCCAGGGTTTGTGGACCTCTTCCTTAATGACCAGGTGGGATGATGTTCCCTCACACTGCTGTACGATGAACTGCCCATGACTGTTGAGAAAAGCACTCATGTGCAACTGTCTGTGTGGTTTCTGCAGGTGACTTTGCTGAAGTATGGGGTGCATGAGGCTATCTTTGCCATGTTGCCATCTCTCATGAATAAGGATGGACTGTTGGTGGCCAATGGTAAAGGCTTTGTGACAAGAGAATTCCTGCGTAGTTTAAGAAAACCCTTCAATGAAATCATGGAGCCCAAGTTTGAGTTTGCTGTCAAGTTCAATGCTCTGGAGCTGGATGACAGCGACCTTGCCCTGTTTGTTGCTGCCATTATTCTTTGTGGAGGTGAGCCTGAATGGCATCCTGGTACAGTATGGAAAAtgcttttcagtgtgtgttgaacaaCCCTTCAAAGCGTTGAATTCATTGTTGtcacaaaacaaagaaagctgACCTATTAGATTGGGCAAGTGTGGACTTTGGAGCTGAGGTAGGTGGGCTGTCGCCTAAGCAGGCACCTAACAGTTTGAGTTGGCAAACTCGTGGCAGTCAAAACTGCATGGCCTTAATTACACATCTTAAGGCCTTAATTTAaatacaataatatatatagaaaaaCAAACCTTCTAAAGACAAACTCTGCAAGAGAACACAGGTCAATACTACAAAGATTTTAATCGGTTAAGAAAGAGAAAGGTGCCACTGTCCAGTTCTGGTGTTCCAAAGGTTGAAACATAGATGTGCTGTGGGCAGGATTAAATAAGAAGCTGTACGATGAGAGCTGGGCACTATCATCTCCGAACTTAATAGGATTTGTATTTGATCAGAAAAATGTATACCTGTGTGTTGCTACTAAATgaaatatgttgttttattgCAGATCGCCCCGGATTAATGAACGTGAAGCAGGTGGAGCAGAGTCAGGACAGCATCCTGCAGGCCCTGGACCTCCATCTGCAAGCAAACCACTCTGACTCCACCTACCTCTTCCCCAAGCTACTTCAGAAGATGGCTGACCTCCGTCAGCTGGTTACTGAGAATGCTCAGCTTGTCCAAAAGATCAAAAAGACTGAGTCAGAGACCTCGCTCCACCCACTACTACAAGAGATCTACAAAGACATGTACTAGTGTTCTCCAGCACAGACTTGCTTCTAGCAATACTGTTACAGACTGACTTTATAATAATACACTGCATTCAGTTCAAGCACTGTTCCACATGTGGGCATGGATCTTAACCTGCAGATGAGGCTAATACAATCAGCAAAGTCTTCACAATGTCAGCGTTACCCCTCAGCACAgttaagtgtgtatgtgtgtgtgcatgtgatgagCATCTGGAATCATTTGCTGCAAATCCTAGTTTCCCACGACGGTCATTTAACAGGAAGGATGATATGTTTTCTCACCCAGGCTGCTCCTGTTTCATCCTAATAGCAAACCTGACcccagagcagagagagagcgagcctCTCCTCGCTCACCTCTGCTCGGTGCTTTGCTGTAAAGGGAAAGAATTGGACGTTTGTGCAGTTCGTGCAACAATGGCAAAGGTTGAAATGGAAATCTGGAGACATCAGCTTGCAAGAGTGATTGTAGTTGTTCTCAGACTTTTGGTGAAGCTGAAGATGCACAAATTcgtgtttgtttacatcattatcatcatcatcatcatcactttgCCATTTGGTTTAAAGGACACAAACTGGGCCGGCTCCAGCAATGTAGAGCTCTCTCATTGCAACTGTCTGTGCAATACCATTTCCATTTGTCAATAAATCAGACATTCAAAATATTTAGGTTTTGTGTTCAAGCCATCCTCCTGACTGATGCTGCACAGGTTTTATTTCTGAATCTGACACTAGAAACACATGACCCGTTACAGTACAAGGGACAGCATGtattccttttatttttcttttaaaatatactgaatttgcattttaaattttttgtctAGTTTTTGTAATTTCTGTTACTAATTATTTGTAATTGTTGATCATATTTGTAAGGGCAAAACATGAATTATCATCTTGTTTCATATATTAtaagtatttgttttctttcatattACATGCCTGCCTGTTTAGTTTGGCCCTACCAGATATATCAACTGTTTCCTTTCCAAACCTCTCCTTGATGAAGAATTTGGATTTCATGGGCCAGCAGTGTTCATCTAAAAACCATCAAACTGAATGATAGCATTATTGGAAAATTTAATTATGGTTGAAATTTAACAGCATCATCATATCA is part of the Parambassis ranga chromosome 7, fParRan2.1, whole genome shotgun sequence genome and harbors:
- the ppardb gene encoding peroxisome proliferator-activated receptor delta b: MEGFQETTSGQHDRVNGYCKAKSPQDNADVRWTQLEGESGGSDSCGGTSVSELTDVQELKAKESEDEEDKEEKETAPAPKGLKGDQKKKQKSHDQDNDCNKQNSSASSSYTDLSHTSSPSLSEQLRLGREDSTGSGISVECKVCGDKASGFHYGVHACEGCKGFFRRTVRMKLEYERCERSCKIQKKNRNKCQYCRFQKCLSLGMSHDAIRYGRMPEAERKKLVAGLLAEELNLGKPGCSDLKTLAKQVNTAYLKNLSMTKKRARSILTGKTSSTSPFVIYDVDTLWKAESGLVWSQLVPGAPLTKEIGVHVFYRCQCTTVETVRELTEFAKSIPGFVDLFLNDQVTLLKYGVHEAIFAMLPSLMNKDGLLVANGKGFVTREFLRSLRKPFNEIMEPKFEFAVKFNALELDDSDLALFVAAIILCGDRPGLMNVKQVEQSQDSILQALDLHLQANHSDSTYLFPKLLQKMADLRQLVTENAQLVQKIKKTESETSLHPLLQEIYKDMY